Proteins encoded together in one Anopheles darlingi chromosome 3, idAnoDarlMG_H_01, whole genome shotgun sequence window:
- the LOC125956481 gene encoding ATP synthase subunit beta, mitochondrial: MFSSMKTLVSAAVRADQVLARTYAAKAAAAAAGAQGKVVAVIGAVVDVQFDDNLPPILNALEVQGRTARLVLEVAQHLGENTVRTIAMDGTEGLVRGQRVLDTGSPIRIPVGAETLGRIINVIGEPIDERGPIETNLSAPIHAEAPEFIEMSVEQEILVTGIKVVDLLAPYAKGGKIGLFGGAGVGKTVLIMELINNVAKAHGGYSVFAGVGERTREGNDLYNEMIEGGVISLKDKSSKVALVYGQMNEPPGARARVALTGLTVAEYFRDQEGQDVLLFIDNIFRFTQAGSEVSALLGRIPSAVGYQPTLATDMGSMQERITTTKKGSITSVQAIYVPADDLTDPAPATTFAHLDATTVLSRAIAELGIYPAVDPLDSTSRIMDPNIIGAEHYNIARGVQKILQDYKSLQDIIAILGMDELSEEDKLTVARARKIQRFLSQPFQVAEVFTGHAGKLVPLEETIKGFTKILNGELDHLPEVAFYMVGPIEEVVEKAERLAKEAA; this comes from the coding sequence ATGTTTTCCTCGATGAAAACGCTCGTGTCCGCGGCGGTCCGGGCTGACCAGGTCCTGGCCCGCACGTACGCGGCGAAGgctgcggccgcggccgctggAGCCCAGGGCAAGGTGGTGGCCGTCATCGGTGCCGTCGTGGACGTCCAGTTCGACGACAACCTGCCCCCGATCCTGAATGCCCTGGAAGTGCAGGGCCGCACCGCCCGGTTGGTGCTGGAGGTTGCGCAACATCTGGGTGAGAACACCGTCCGCACGATTGCCATGGACGGTACGGAGGGTTTGGTGCGCGGACAGCGCGTACTGGATACCGGCTCCCCGATCCGTATTCCGGTCGGTGCCGAGACGCTGGGCCGTATCATCAACGTGATCGGCGAGCCGATCGATGAGCGCGGTCCCATCGAAACCAACCTGTCGGCCCCCATCCACGCCGAAGCACCCGAGTTCATCGAGATGAGCGTCGAGCAGGAGATTCTGGTGACCGGAATCAAGGTCGTGGACCTGCTGGCCCCCTACGCCAAGGGAGGTAAGATTGGTCTgttcggtggtgccggtgtcggcAAGACCGTACTTATCATGGAGCTGATCAACAACGTTGCCAAGGCCCATGGTGGTTACTCCGTGTtcgccggtgtcggtgagcGTACGCGCGAGGGTAACGATCTGTACAATGAGATGATTGAGGGTGGTGTCATCTCGCTGAAGGACAAGTCCTCCAAGGTCGCTCTGGTGTACGGCCAGATGAACGAGCCGCCCGgcgcccgtgcccgtgtcGCTCTGACCGGACTGACCGTGGCCGAGTACTTCCGTGACCAGGAGGGTCAGGATGTGCTGCTGTTCATTGACAACATCTTCCGCTTCACCCAGGCCGGTTCCGAAGTGTCCGCCCTGCTGGGTCGTATCCCGTCCGCTGTCGGTTACCAGCCGACCCTGGCCACGGACATGGGTAGCATGCAGGAGCGTATTACCACGACGAAGAAGGGCTCCATTACGTCGGTGCAGGCCATCTACGTGCCGGCTGACGATTTGACCGATCCGGCTCCGGCCACCACCTTCGCTCACTTGGACGCCACCACTGTGCTGTCGCGTGCCATCGCCGAGCTGGGTATCTACCCGGCTGTCGATCCGCTCGACTCGACGTCCCGTATTATGGACCCGAACATCATCGGTGCCGAGCACTACAACATCGCTCGTGGCGTGCAGAAGATCCTCCAGGACTACAAGTCGCTGCAGGACATCATCGCTATCCTGGGTATGGACGAGTTGTCCGAGGAGGACAAGCTGACCGTGGCCCGCGCCCGCAAGATCCAGCGTTTCCTGTCCCAGCCCTTCCAGGTGGCCGAAGTGTTCACCGGACACGCCGGTAAGCTGGTGCCGCTGGAGGAAACCATCAAGGGTTTCACCAAGATCCTGAACGGCGAGCTGGACCATCTGCCCGAGGTCGCCTTCTACATGGTCGGCCCCATCGAGGAGGTCGTCGAGAAGGCCGAGCGTCTCGCCAAGGAGGCAGCATAA
- the LOC125956480 gene encoding ATP synthase subunit beta, mitochondrial, producing MFSSMKTLVSAAVRADQVLARTYAAKAAAAAAGAQGKVVAVIGAVVDVQFDDNLPPILNALEVQGRTARLVLEVAQHLGENTVRTIAMDGTEGLVRGQRVLDTGSPIRIPVGAETLGRIINVIGEPIDERGPIETNLSAPIHAEAPEFIEMSVEQEILVTGIKVVDLLAPYAKGGKIGLFGGAGVGKTVLIMELINNVAKAHGGYSVFAGVGERTREGNDLYNEMIEGGVISLKDKSSKVALVYGQMNEPPGARARVALTGLTVAEYFRDQEGQDVLLFIDNIFRFTQAGSEVSALLGRIPSAVGYQPTLATDMGSMQERITTTKKGSITSVQAIYVPADDLTDPAPATTFAHLDATTVLSRAIAELGIYPAVDPLDSTSRIMDPNIIGAEHYNIARGVQKILQDYKSLQDIIAILGMDELSEEDKLTVARARKIQRFLSQPFQVAEVFTGHAGKLVPLEETIKGFTKILNGELDHLPEVAFYMVGPIEEVVEKAERLAKEAA from the coding sequence ATGTTTTCTTCGATGAAAACGCTCGTGTCCGCGGCGGTCCGGGCTGACCAGGTCCTGGCCCGCACGTACGCGGCGaaggctgcggctgcggccgctgGAGCCCAGGGCAAGGTGGTGGCCGTCATCGGTGCCGTCGTGGACGTCCAGTTCGACGACAACCTGCCCCCGATCCTGAATGCCCTGGAAGTGCAGGGCCGCACCGCCCGGTTGGTGCTGGAGGTTGCGCAACATCTGGGTGAGAACACCGTCCGCACGATTGCCATGGACGGTACGGAGGGTTTGGTGCGCGGACAGCGCGTACTGGATACCGGCTCCCCGATCCGTATTCCGGTCGGTGCCGAGACGCTTGGCCGCATCATCAACGTGATCGGCGAGCCGATCGATGAGCGCGGTCCCATCGAAACCAACCTGTCGGCCCCCATCCACGCCGAAGCACCCGAGTTCATCGAGATGAGCGTCGAGCAGGAGATTCTGGTGACCGGAATCAAGGTCGTGGACCTGCTGGCCCCCTACGCCAAGGGAGGTAAGATTGGTCTgttcggtggtgccggtgtcggcAAGACCGTACTTATCATGGAGCTGATCAACAACGTTGCCAAGGCCCATGGTGGTTACTCCGTGTtcgccggtgtcggtgagcGTACGCGCGAGGGTAACGATCTGTACAATGAGATGATTGAGGGTGGTGTCATCTCGCTGAAGGACAAGTCCTCCAAGGTCGCTCTGGTGTACGGCCAGATGAACGAGCCGCCCGgcgcccgtgcccgtgtcGCTCTGACCGGACTGACCGTGGCCGAGTACTTCCGTGACCAGGAGGGTCAGGATGTGCTGCTGTTCATTGACAACATCTTCCGCTTCACCCAGGCCGGTTCCGAAGTGTCCGCCCTGCTGGGTCGTATCCCGTCCGCTGTCGGTTACCAGCCGACCCTGGCCACGGACATGGGTAGCATGCAGGAGCGTATTACCACGACGAAGAAGGGCTCCATTACGTCGGTGCAGGCCATCTACGTGCCGGCTGACGATTTGACCGATCCGGCTCCGGCCACCACCTTCGCTCACTTGGACGCCACCACTGTGCTGTCGCGTGCCATCGCCGAGCTGGGTATCTACCCGGCTGTCGATCCGCTCGACTCGACGTCCCGTATTATGGACCCGAACATCATCGGTGCCGAGCACTACAACATCGCTCGTGGCGTGCAGAAGATCCTCCAGGACTACAAGTCGCTGCAGGACATCATCGCTATCCTGGGTATGGACGAGTTGTCCGAGGAGGACAAGCTGACCGTGGCCCGCGCCCGCAAGATCCAGCGTTTCCTGTCCCAGCCCTTCCAGGTGGCCGAAGTGTTCACCGGACACGCCGGTAAGCTGGTGCCGCTGGAGGAAACCATCAAGGGTTTCACCAAGATCCTGAACGGCGAGCTGGACCATCTGCCCGAGGTCGCCTTCTACATGGTCGGCCCCATCGAGGAGGTCGTCGAGAAGGCCGAGCGTCTCGCTAAGGAAGCTGCCTAA
- the LOC125956482 gene encoding actin-related protein 10 gives MPLFDTVLQEKPAIVLEIGTALAKLGFGGEPYPRIIVPSLVLDHKAKNAGQTTPNRRLYDYANEEELYNLLVEFLKTVFFKHVLVSPKERKVVIVESSLAPTSIKQNLARALFCHLDVSSVLFIPMHLVVLATLAIDTALVIDMGYKETVVVPVFSGVQALYAWEAQPLAAESVHAEIKRQLVETGVKEELLTESIIEDIKVRTCFVTTRERAIAYRSEDPAISGAIKPAPDVEYPVRGEEIIKISGRLRETAYEVVFPEDNDRLGLPYIVLNSILKCSRDMRVPLANNLVLIGGSCMAPGMTARLKAELLALLQTDLYKDRLFLQTFKFHKTPSEPNYTAWLGGSIYGTTDLVLTKSITRDAYARDQSIPDFTNYEEGRQLAHRG, from the exons atgccgCTCTTCGATACCGTGCTGCAGGAAAAACCGGCGATTGTGCTAGAAATCGGCACCGCTTTGGCCAA ATTAGGGTTCGGCGGAGAACCGTATCCGCGGATTATCGTGCCGTCGTTGGTCCTGGACCATAAAGCCAAAAATGCCGGGCAAACCACACCGAATCGACGGCTGTACGACTACGCCAATGAGGAGGAGTTGTACAATCTGCTGGTGGAGTTCCTGAAAACCGTGTTCTTCAAACATGTTCTTGTTAGCCCGAAGGAGCGCAAGGTGGTCATCGTGGAGTCTTCCCTGGCCCCCACCAGCATCAAACAGAACCTGGCCCGTGCCCTGTTCTGCCACCTGGACGTTTCGTCCGTTCTTTTCATACCGATGCATCTCGTGGTCCTGGCCACGCTCGCCATCGACACGGCGCTGGTTATCGACATGGGATACAAGGAAACCGTCGTGGTGCCGGTCTTCAGTGGCGTCCAGGCGCTCTACGCCTGGGAGGCACAACCGCTAGCAGCCGAGAGTGTGCACGCCGAGATAAAGCGACAACTGGTTGAGACCGGCGTCAAAGAGGAGCTGCTGACGGAGAGTATCATCGAGGACATTAAAGTACGCACATGCTTCGTAACGACGCGAGAACGGGCAATCGCGTATCGTTCGGAAGATCCGGCTATTTCCGGTGCAATAAAGCCTGCCCCCGACGTAGAGTATCCAGTAAGAGGGGAGGAAATCATTAAGATTTCGGGCCGGCTGCGCGAAACGGCGTACGAAGTCGTGTTTCCCGAGGACAACGATCGACTCGGTCTACCGTACATCGTCCTCAACTCGATTCTCAAATGTTCGCGCGATATGCGAGTCCCGTTGGCTAACAATCTGGTGCTCATAGGAGGATCGTGCATGGCACCGGGAATGACGGCACGATTGAAAGCCGAACTACTAGCATTGCTTCAGACCGATCTGTACAAGGATCGCCTGTTCCTACAGACGTTCAAATTCCACAAGACACCATCCGAGCCAAACTACACGGCCTGGCTCGGTGGGTCGATCTACGGTACCACCGATCTGGTTCTCACAAAGTCTATCACACGCGACGCATACGCCAGGGACCAAAGCATTCCCGATTTCACAAACTATGAAGAGGGTAGACAGCTGGCGCACCGTGGCTGA
- the LOC125956483 gene encoding transcription initiation factor TFIID subunit 8-like has protein sequence MSEMSATLMARRRFLTMAISSQLEEVGFSTAEKEVLETFTEMMQSFLVELGHSARNYCELAGRTQPVIGDVVVALINMGISVQGLDAFAKRDGRSILPHPQQAQAQKQQSILQAGQKNSHPSHIPNHLPAFPDPHAYIRTPTYKQPVTEYEAIREKAASQKRDVEKALTKFLAKTSEIDSLFDNEDNPMFPLIACKPSFPPYLQALNPTDQVFDFEELEYYYQVANRKEDITETKEEAEVADDDDDEDGEGPKKEDKESMEMKQDMEPPSTPPPTTKTEAPSTPVASGVKESHTIHNSPSIDNPYLRAATIPRKVKHDPAY, from the exons ATGAGTGAGATGAGTGCCACTCTTATGGCCCGTCGGCGGTTTCTGACGATGGCCATTTCATCGCAGCTTGAGGAAGTCGGATTTTCCACCGCAGAGAAGGAAGTGCTGGAAACGTTCACGGAGATGATGCAGAGTT TCCTGGTGGAGTTGGGTCATTCGGCGCGGAACTACTGCGAGCTCGCCGGTCGCACACAGCCCGTGATAGGCGACGTCGTGGTTGCTCTGATTAATATGGGAATCTCCGTGCAGGGGCTAGACGCGTTCGCCAAACGCGACGGACGTTCGATACTGCCACATCCACAGCAGGCACAGGCACAAAAGCAACAGTCCATCCTTCAGGCTGGCCAGAAAAACTCCCATCCATCCCACATTCCAAATCACCTGCCAGCCTTTCCAGACCCTCATGCCTACATCCGCACTCCG ACTTATAAACAACCGGTTACCGAGTACGAAGCCATTCGAGAGAAGGCAGCATCACAGAAACGCGATGTGGAAAAGGCACTGACCAAGTTCCTCGCAAAAACGAGTGAAATCGATAGTCTGTTCGATAACGAGGACAACCCAATGTTCCCGCTCATTGCCTGCAAACCATCGTTTCCGCCTTATCTGCAAGCCTTGAATCCTACCGATCAGGTGTTTGACTTCGAAGAACTCGAGTACTACTATCAGGTGGCCAATCGGAAGGAGGACATCACGGAGACTAAGGAGGAAGCCGAAGTggcggacgatgacgacgatgaggatggcGAAGGTCCGAAGAAGGAAGACAAAGAATCGATGGAAATGAAGCAGGACATGGAACCACCTTCTACGCCACCGCCGACAACGAAAACCGAGGCGCCCTCGACACCAGTGGCCTCGGGAGTGAAGGAATCGCACACAATCCACAACAgtccatcgatcgataatcCTTATCTGCGAGCAGCGACCATACCGAGAAAGGTAAAGCACGATCCCGCGTATTAG